From the Caldisericia bacterium genome, one window contains:
- the dnaN gene encoding DNA polymerase III subunit beta — protein sequence MFKVKREELLKGFTILNRIIKSTPTMPILSNVLIDSENNKGLIVGTDLEVGIKYYFDYEGTIDRFLVSSKTFQNLIRSFNKEDIEINKNEGFININSDGKEYKIRIIEEEYPFITIDEIEKEFVINKEFLYKGLQKVSFSIGDPQKTRLEFSSCLVEFKDENIKMISTDGNRLSFFVSENFKKDEANFSFLIPKGSVSVLERILELEEKEYVKLSFSMKSFSYTGGSIYFVSRLGQGNFPNYEMVLPRNEDKYIIVNRKNLIDSLQRLLLITREGSGKVQFDIKDKQLILKGSSIDIGEGVEEIEIIEGKGGSEKIYLDNKKVLEGIKTMDEENVKIIYFDGESPVTFKDSNKHLYIIMPYRSE from the coding sequence ATGTTTAAAGTTAAAAGAGAGGAATTATTAAAAGGTTTTACAATATTAAATAGAATAATTAAATCAACTCCAACAATGCCTATTCTTTCTAATGTTTTGATTGATAGCGAAAATAATAAAGGTTTAATTGTTGGAACAGATCTCGAAGTTGGTATAAAATATTATTTCGATTATGAAGGAACTATTGATAGATTTCTTGTATCATCTAAAACATTTCAAAATTTAATAAGATCTTTCAATAAAGAAGATATTGAAATAAATAAAAATGAAGGTTTTATAAATATAAATTCAGATGGAAAAGAATATAAAATAAGAATCATTGAAGAAGAGTACCCTTTTATAACTATTGATGAAATTGAAAAAGAATTTGTTATTAATAAAGAATTTTTATATAAAGGTCTCCAAAAAGTATCATTTTCTATAGGAGACCCACAAAAAACTCGATTAGAATTTTCTTCATGTCTTGTTGAATTTAAAGATGAAAATATAAAAATGATCTCAACAGATGGAAATAGATTGTCTTTTTTTGTTAGTGAAAATTTTAAAAAAGACGAAGCAAACTTTTCTTTTTTAATCCCCAAAGGAAGTGTTTCTGTTCTAGAAAGAATATTAGAATTAGAAGAGAAAGAATATGTTAAACTTTCATTTTCTATGAAAAGTTTTTCTTATACAGGTGGATCTATTTATTTTGTTTCAAGATTAGGTCAAGGAAATTTTCCAAATTATGAAATGGTTCTTCCTAGAAATGAAGATAAATATATAATTGTTAATAGAAAAAATTTAATTGATTCACTTCAAAGACTTCTTTTAATTACAAGAGAAGGTAGTGGAAAAGTTCAATTTGATATAAAAGATAAACAACTAATATTAAAAGGAAGTTCAATTGATATAGGAGAGGGAGTCGAAGAAATTGAAATAATTGAAGGTAAAGGAGGTAGTGAAAAAATCTATCTTGATAATAAGAAGGTTTTAGAAGGAATTAAAACAATGGATGAAGAGAATGTTAAAATAATATATTTTGATGGTGAATCGCCAGTAACATTTAAAGATAGCAATAAACATCTTTACATTATTATGCCATATAGATCTGAATGA